The Gemmatimonadaceae bacterium region CCTGATGCCCGGCCCGGGCTGCGCTGCCGTCGACGGTGGTGCGGATTCACTCGCCGCGCGTGCGATGCGGGTTCTGACGCGCCGTCCCGGGTGCTGTGCCGGTGGCACGTCGCGCTCGAACGGCGCGAATGCGCCTGCGAATCCGGTGAATGCTGGCGAGCCCAGCCGCCCCATGAGCCGTTCGCGAGGTCCGGAATCTCCCTACGTCGATCGGGGATCAACCGGGATGCAGCTTAATCGTCGCTTCGTCGACGTTCGACGCGCGGCCTCGCTGAGTCGCAACGGATGCGCGTTGGTGCACGTACGGGCGCGCAGGAGACCTTGGTCATGGCGGCTGTCGCCCCGGCGACAGCACGGCGAGTCACGTGCGCCGCGCTGGAGCCGCGGGCGCTGAGGTGCGTACGGTGCACCGCCGACTGAAGAGTATCGATGGTGGTGGTGGCAATCTCAGCAATGGCGCGAGGCGGGGTTCCACTTCGAATGTGCGCTTCTGCGTGCTCTTTCGCAGCGCTGCGCCGGTTCTTATAGTCGGCCCGATCGCCAGGGATTCTGAATCAGTCTCCGAATGCGCAGACAGGAGGTAGGTGATGTACGCAATGCCGCGACGGTGGGCGAGCGCGTGGCTCGCGATTACGACTCTGTTCGTGCTCTTCACCTCGGCGGGTGCGCGTCATGCCGGCGCCCAGGGCGGAACGGTCACTGGCACCGTCACTGATGCGGCGAGCAAGCAGCCGCTTGCCGCGGTGCAGGTCTTCGTGACCGGGACGACGCTTGGTGCAACCAGCCGCGCGGACGGCAAGTACTCCATCAGTGGTGTGCAGCCGGGGGAAGTTGCGCTGACGGTTCGGCGCATCGGCTATGCGTCCATGTCGCGACAGGTACAGGTGACCGCCGGCCAGACGATCACCGTCGACTTCGAGCTGACGAGCGCGGCGGTGTCGTTGAGTGAGGTGGTCGTCACGGCCACCGGAGAGCAGCGGAAGCGTGAGATCGGCAACGCGGTCAGCACGATCGACGTCGTCCGGCAGGCGGAACTCAAGGCGCCGACCAACGTGGCGACGCTCATCCAGGGGAACGCGACCGGCGTGGACATCACCACGGCGAGCGGCTCGGTGGGCAACGCAGTGAACATCAGGATCCGCGGGAACACCAGCATCAACCTGAGCAACACGCCCATCGTGTACGTGGACGGGGCACGCATCAACACCGACGCGCGCGGCCGCGGCGTTGGCGGGGCCATGTCGGACCGGATGCTGGATATCGACCCCAACAACATCGCGTCGATCGAGATCGTGAAGGGACCCGCCGCGGCAACGCTCTACGGCACAGAGGCGGCCGCCGGGGTCATTCGCATCACCACGAAGACCGGTGGCAGCAGCACGAGCGCGCAGTTCTCCGCGCACGCGGAGTACGGCACCATGTGGGATCCGAATGAGTATCCGGTGCGGGCCTGGAACCCATCGATGGATCTGGGGCCCGGCTACAAGGACACCACGTACTACATCAACACGCTCAAGGGCTCGGTCGACATGCCCAACGCGCGTGCCTACTACAATCCCTTCCGCCAGGGTCCCACGTCCAAGGCCGGAGTGTCGCTGCAGGGGGGAAATGCGGGGCTCAAGTACTACACGTCGCTGGAGTACAAGGATCAGGATGGCGTGTTCCGGACCAATGGACAGCGCGCCTACAACGTCCGCGGCAACTTCACGCTCATGCCCCGCGACAACGTGAGCGTGATCATCTCCAACGGGTATACGACCAGTTCCACGGCCTACAACTACAATGACGGCGAGAGCTGGGGCTACATCGGAGCGGTGATGCTCGGACAGCCGATGTGGGCGCCGATCCGCGCCACGGATCCGAACGGCGCAGGCGCGTCGATGCTCACCTGCCCGCGCGCGCTCGAAGAGGCGCGCAAGTCGGGCGGCGCCCTCGCCACCGTGACTGCCTCCACGTGCGACTACGATCGGACCTTCGTCGGAAACAACAACTTCGCACGGCTGGAAACGATGGACAATCAGGTCAAGCTGGAGCGCTACACCGGTTCAGCGACCCTGACGCACACCCAGAGCGATCGCTGGACGAATCGCTTTACCCTCGGGTACGACGCCTACTCGGAGTATGGGTGGAACATGATCCCCAACGTCCCGCTCAAGATCCTCGACAACGATCCGCAGCGTACGGTGAACGATGTGCAGAACCGCGCGGTGACCATGGAAGGGACGAGTGCACTGACACTCCCGCTGCCTGGCGGTTGGACATCACAGACCACGATCGGAGGTCAGTACCACACGACGCTGCTGCGCGCGGCCGAGGCCACCGGCTTCGGATTTCCGCCGGGAGCGGGTACGGTGGGCAACGGCGCGGCCACCGAGGCCGGCGAAGCATTCAACGAAGTCCGCACGGTCGGCTTCTTCGTCCAGCAGCAACTGAGCTACGCCGATCGCGTCTTCGTCACGCCGGCGGTGAGGTTCGACCGCAACAGCGCCTTTGGCAGCAACCTCGGTTCGGTGGCCTATCCCAAGATCGCCGCCTCGTGGGTCATCAGCGATGCGCCGTGGTTCCCCGGGCTTCCGGTGGACGAACTGCGGCTGCGCGCCGCGTGGGGAACGTCGGGCAAGCAGCCCGGCACGTTCGACGCCAGCACGCTGCTCCAGGTGACGAGCGTGACGATGCCGAACGGTTCGGCAGCGTCGGGGTTCAGCACGCTGCGTCAGGGCAATCCTCAGCTCAAGCCTGAACGCGGACAGGAGCTCGAGATCGGCTTCGATGGTTCGTTCTTCTCGCACCGGATCGGGCTGGAACTCACCTACTACGACAAGCTCACCAAGGACGCGCTGGTCCTGCGGCCCCTCCCGCCGTCCAACGGCTTTCCCCAGGGGATCTGGAGCAACGTGGGCGGCGTCAAGAACACCGGTTTCGAGGCCGCCCTCGACGCCACGCTCATGAGCCGCGAGTCGGTGCGCTGGATGTCACGCCTGGCGGTCTCCCACGTGAACAGCGAAATCACCCGGCTCACCGCACCGATCCCCGTGGGCGGTCGTGGGCTGCAGCAGCATCGCGAAGGCTATGCCTACGGTGCGTATTTCATGCGACCCGTGAGCCTCGATGCCTCCGGCAAGGTGGTCATCGGCCCGGAGGCCCTCTACCTGGGTCAGCCAACGCCCACGTACACCGGGAGCCTCTCGTCCACGCTCACGCTCCTCAAGGACCGGCTTACGCTCCACGGGCAGCTCGCGGCGTCGGGCGGAAACAAGCAGGTGAACTACACGGAGGTCTATCAGTGTCGGCAGGCGTTCGGCACATGTGCGGCGAAGTATGAACGCGGCCCCGATGGGAAGCCCACGAAGACGGCGATCCTCAAGGCCAACCCGGCCGCCAACTTCCAGCCGTACATGTTCCTCTACGACGGCGGGTTCGTGAAGCTCCGCACACTGTCAGCAAACTACCGACTGCCTGCCTCGTGGGTGCGCGGGATCGGCGCCTCCGGCGCGACGGTGAGTCTCACGGGAACCAATCTCGGCACGTGGACCGACTACCCCGGCACCGACCCGGAGATCAACAGCCAGGGCCGCCAGAACGCCTCGCAGCGCGACTTCTTCAGCGCGGGGCAGACGCGTGCCATCGTCGTTGGCCTCTCCCTCAACTACTGAGCCCGCGATGACCATGACCACACATTCGGGGAAATCCTCGCCGCGCACTGGTCAGTCGCCCGCGGCGGCACGCCCGCTGCGTGCCTGGCGCCGCCTCGGTCGCACGCTCCTCATGACCGGCGTGCTCCTCGCCGGCGTGTCCTGTACCGACTTCCTCCAGGTCGAGGATCCGGTCAACCTCACACCGGATGATCTCAAGGCCGGTTCCATCGCGCTGACCGTGAATGGCGTCCGGGGCTCGTTCCAGTCGATGTTCGACTACTACGTGCTGCATACGGCGCTCCTCACCGACGAGATGGTGCTTGCCGGTACGTTCCCGTATCGCGCCGAGATCGATGCCCGCACCATCGATGCCGCCAACGAAGGGATGCTCGGCGACTTCTACACGCCACTCTCGACGGCACGCTTCATGGCGGATACGGCCGTTGCGATCCTGCAGGCGGCAAAAGGCCAGGCCGCCGTCGCCGAAGCCGAGCGCCTGAGCGGGATCGCGCTGTCGTCGTACTATGGCGCGTACACCCGCATGCTTCTCGCGGAGTCGTTCTGCAAGAGCGCGATCAACGGAGGGAAGGGACTCACGTCCGACGAGCGAATGGCTGACGCCCTCGCGTCCTTCGCGAGCGCGCGAGCCGCTGCCCAGGCCGCCGGAATGGCGGAGCTGGTCAACGCATCCAGGCTCGGTGAGGCTCGGGCACAGCTGTGGCTCGGCAAGTATTCCGAAGCATCGCAGGCAGCTGGCGCCGTGCCGAACGACCTGCGCGTGCTGTCGTACTACTCCACCGCCAGCGTTGCACAGAAGAACAAGGCGGTCCGTCTCACCTACGCCATCGACGAGGCTCGTCGATTCACCATCGGCGATGGGACGCTGGCCTCCACGGGGAACGAGGTCTGGCCGTACCTCGCGGAGTGGGAGGCGCTCGGACTCCTCGAGAAGCGTCCGGATCTCATTTCCTTCAACCCGGTCGTGCCGGTCGTGCTCCAACTGAAATACCCCACGGCGGGTGCTCCGATCGTGATTGCTTCGGGGAGCGAAGCACGCCTCATCGTGGCCGAAGCCAGGCTTCGTACGGGTGATCGAACGGGCGCGGCCGCCATCGTCGACAGTCTACGCAGCAAGAACTGGGGCCTGCCGGCCATCGCGTTCAGCGGCAGCCTGACGAGTGATCTGCGGACGATGGCGCGCGAGCGCGCGCGAGAACTCTGGCTCACGGGCGAGCGCCTGCCCACGTTGCGCCGATATCTGAAGGACGGCGTAGACCTCTTCCCGGGCGGCAAGCAGGGAACGAACACCTGCTTCCCCGTGCCGCAGCGAGAGCTGGACACGAATCGGGGATTCTGAGGCGTTTGCGACGGCGCACGTCCGCCGGAGCCTCCGTCACCGCCTGAGCGCCACCTGCGCGCGAGGGCGGTTGGTCGGCGCATCACTGCGCGTCGTCGCTGGTGCTGGGCGCCTCGAGACGCGTCCGTATCGCATCGTCGCCAATCTGGACATTCCCGCCGCTGAGGTGCGTCGCGGCGGGCGCTCCGATCGTGATGGCTTCCCCGATCCGGGCGTCGCCCGCCTCGTAAGCCGGCTGTAAGTACCAATCACTACCCTGGTCGAGAAGCGGGCACCGGGACTCCGCGACGACCAGCACAGGCCAGAGGAAGGTCGTCGAGGTCCATCCCACTCTTCGTGCCCCGTTCGACGGACGGCGCGACCAGGAGGACCTGAATGACGCGACGAGCGTGGCGAGCGTTGTACCGGATGACCGGCCGAGCGGTATTCACGGCCGTGGGGGCGGCAACGATCCAGTCGGCAGTGTCGACGGTGGCGCGAGGGCAGGATGCTACCGAAGGAAAGCGTGTCTTCGAAACACTCTGCCTCGCCTGTCACACCGTTGGCGGCGGCGTCAAGATCGGCCCGGACCTGCAGGGCGTCACGGAACGACGCGATGCCGCCTGGCTCAGGAAGCAGATCACGGACCCTGCCGGGCTCAAGCGGTCAGGCGATTCCGTGGCGCTTGCCAACCAGGCGAAATACGGCGTCCCGATGCCTCCTCTCGGTCTCAAGGAGGCGCAGGTCGATGCAGTGCTGGCGCACCTCGGCGTCGCCGAGTCGGCGCCCGCGTCCCGGCCGGCCCTGTTCGTGCCCTCGCTGGCGCTCGCCGCCATTCTGGCGACAGGCATCACCATCCTCGCCCTGGGCGTGGCCACCAGGAACTCGGAGATCCGCGCATGAAGAGCCGATGGTTCCGCATCAGCGATGAGTCCCGGTCGTGGGAAGACTTCTACCGCAGCCGCTGGTCGTACGACTACAGCGTGCGCACGGGGCACGGCGTGAACTGCTCCATGGCCTGCAGCTGGGAGGTGTTTGTCAAGGACGGGATGATCTGCTGGGAACTGCAGAAGACCGACTATCCGCAGATCGATCCGGACATACCCAACGTGGAACCGCGCGGTTGCCAGCGCGGCACGACGGCCTCGTGGTATCCGTACAGCCCGCTCCGCCCGAAGTACCCCTACATCCGCAAGGTGCTCTGGGACTTCTACCAGGAGGAGAAGCGCGCGGGCAAGGATGCCGTCGAGGCCTGGGCCGCCGTGGCCGAGGACGAGGCGCGCAGCAAGGCGTACAAGGTTGCCCGCGGAAAGGCGGGGTGGAAACGCGTGACGTGGGACGAGGCCGCCGAACTCGTTGCGGCGGCCCAGATCCACACGATTCGGCGCTATGGTCCCGACCACATCGCCAACTTCTCGCCCATCCCGGCGATGAGCCTGGCCAGCTTCATCTCCGGAAGCCGATACAACAACCTGCTGGGCGGTATCTACTGCAGCTACTACGAGTGGTACCACGATCTCCCGCACTGCAGCCCGTCCATGTGGGGCGACCAAACCGAGAACTGCGAGAGCTCCGACTGGTACCAGGGCACCTACTGGGTCGTTGCCGGCACCAACATCAACATGACGCGGACGGCCGACGCGCACTTTCTGCCGGAAGCCAAGTACCGGGGCACGAAGATCGTGGTGGTCTCGCCCAACTACTCGGACGTGGCCAAGTACTCCGATCTCTGGGTGCCAGTGGTCCCTGGCAGCGACGGCGCGTACTTCATGGCCTGCATCCACGTCATTCTCAAGGAGTTCTACGCGGACCGGGAGACGCCGTACTTCACGGACTACGTGAAGCGGTTCACGAACCTTCCCTTCCTCGTCGCGCTGGACAAGGACGGTGCGAAGTACCAGATGGGCCGATTCGTACGCGCATCGGACATCGCGGAATATGCCGGCGAGGAGAACGCCGACTGGAAGCTCATCATGCGCGACGCCGCGGGAAGGCTGCACGTTCCGACGGGGTCGATCGGGTTCCGCTGGGAGAAGGAGCCGACCGGCAACTGGAACCTGCAGCTGAAGAACGCGGTCACGAAGGAGGACTTCGATCCGCTCCTCACCGTGCTGAGCGCTGGCGGGGAGCGGGCCATGGTGTCGTTCAGCGACTTCACGGACACGTTCAACATCCAGACGGGCAAGACACCGGGAAAGGGCGGCAACGCCAGCGAGATCCTGCGCGAGGTGCCCACGGTCCGCATCCGAACGGCGGGTGGAGAGGAGTTGCTGGTGACCACGGCGTTCGACCTGCTGATGGCGCAGGCCGGCGTGTCCCGCGGACTCGGCGGCGACTACCCGGTCGACTACGACGATCCGAGGCCGTACACGCCCGCGTGGCAGGAGAAGATGACCGGGGTGAGCCGGAACCTGGCCATCCAGGTGGGGCGCGAGTTCGCGGAGAACGCCGAGAAGACGAAGGGCAAGTCGCTGGTGATCACCGGGCCCGGCATCCAGCACTTCTACCACGGCGCGTCACTGTACTACCGGAACGAAGCAGTGATGCTGGCCCTGTGCGGCTGCAACGGCGTCAACGGCGGCAACTTCAACCACTACGTGGGCACGCAGCACACCCGCCTGCACGCCGCGTTTGTCAACCTGAGCGGCGCCCTCGACTGGCATCGCCCGCCGCGGCTCATGAACTCCACGTCGCTCTGGTACTTCCAGACCGGCCAGTGGCGCTACGATGGAATGCAGCTCGATACGCAGTGGGCCCCCGGGGCGACGAAACTCAAGCCGTTCAACCACGCGGCCGACGTGAATGCCCTGGCCGTGCGGCTGGGATGGCTGCCGTTCTTCCCGCAGATGGACAAGAAGAACCCCATTCGGCTGTACGAAGAGGCGGTGGCCGCGGGCTGCACGACGGACGACGAGGTGAAGGCCTGGGTGCTGCGCCAGTTCAGGGAGGGAAAACTCGACTTCGCGGTGCGCGATGTGGATGCGCCGGAGAACCGCCTGAAGGTGCTGACGGTGTACCGCGGCAACCTGATCGGTACGAGCATGCGTGGCCACGAGCTGGCGTTGAAGCACTTCCTCGGCACGCATGACAACTCACTGTGGGAGAAGGAGCCGGCCAAGGGGCTGGTGAATGAGGTGGAGTGGCGGGAGCCGTCGCCGATCGGCAAGCTCGACCTCCTGGTGAACCTCAACTTCCGCATGGACTCGACGGCCAACTACTCGGACGTCGTGCTCCCCGCAGCGTTCTGGTACGAAAAGCATGACGTGACCTTTGGCGACATGCACACCTTTGTGCATCCGCTCACGCCGGCCACCGATCCGCCCTGGGAGGCGAAGCACGACTGGATCGCCTTCCAGTTGATCGCGAAGAAGTTCTCGGAACTTGCCGGGAAGTACTTCCCGAAGCCGGTCAGGGAAGTCGTCCTCAAGGCGCTCTGGATGGACAGCCCCGAGATGCTGGCCCAGCCGAACGGCGAGGTGAAGGACTGGCGCGCGGGGGACGTGGAGCCCATTCCGGGCAAGACGTTCCCCAGCATCGAGATCGTGGAGCGCGACTACACGCAGACCTTCGACAAGCTGGTCTCGCTCGGTCCGTTGGTGAGCAGGCCCAAGGGGTATGGGTCGAAGGGGCAGTACACGGACCTGACGCCGATCGTCGAGGAGCACCTCAAGCAGAACGAGGCGCTCTCGGTTCGGGATGGCCGCGTCAGGTTCGAGAGGCCCGAGCAGCTCTGTGAGCTCATCTGTCAGATCTCGCCGGAGCTGAATGGGCGGCTGGCGCACATGTTCTTCAGGGAGATGGAGAAGAAGGTCGGGCTGCCGCTGGCGGATCTGGTGGACGCCGTCCGCGAGCGCCGAGTGTCGTTCAGGGACCTCGTGGCCCAGCCGCGACGCATCCACACGACGCCGCAGTGGAGTTGTATCCTGTCCGACCCCGACACGGGGAAGCAACGCACGTTCGCGCCGTTCACGATGAACGTGGAGCGACTCAAGCCGTGGCACACGCTGTCGGGCCGGCAGGAGATCTACTACGACCACCAGGGGATTCGTGAGCTGGGCGAGGGACTGCCGACGAACAAGCCACCGCTGGACATGGTGGCGATCGGCGATGTGCGGCTGGACACGGCCGAAACGAAGTCGAAGGTCTTCCGTTTCATCACGCCGCACGGGAAGTGGCAGATCCACAGTTCGTTCCGCGACCACTGGCCCATGATGCAGCTCTCCCGCGGCGGCCCGACGGTCTGGATTCATCCGGACGACGCCGCCGAGATCGAGGTGCAGGACAACGACTGGGTGGAGATGTACTGCGAGAACGGCATCGAGGTGGTGCGTGCCGTCGTCAGCCACCAGGTGCCGCGCAACATGGCCATCACCTACCACCAGGTGGAGCGGCACGTGAACGTCCCGTTCTCGCCGCTGGCGAAGAAGCGTCGCCGTGCGGACCTGCGCGGCGGCAACAACAACGCGACCACGCGCATTCTGATGAATCCGGCGACCATGATCGGCGGGTACGCCCAGTTCAGCTACTACATCAATTACTGGGGGCCAAGCCCGTCGGAGCGTGACCACGCCGTGCTCATCCGGAAGATGCCGTTGGGCGCGCGCGGCCGTCCGGTCTACGGGGAAGAGCAGCTCGCCATCCTGCCATCCGTCTAGGAGGAGCGATCATGAGGGTCAGGGCCCAGCACAGCATGACGTTCAACCTGGAGAAGTGCATCGGCTGCAACACGTGCACGGTGGCCTGCAAGAACGTCTGGACGAACCGCGAAGGTGCGGAATACATGTGGTGGAACAACGTCGAGACGAAACCGGGAATCGGGTACCCCAGGAAGTGGGAGCACCAGGAGATCTGGAAGGGTGGCTGGGTGAAGCAGGGGGACTCGCTGACCCTGCGCTACGGCGGCAAGGGGTATCAGCTGGCCAACCTGTTCTTCAACCCGCGCGTGCCGGAGATGCGCGACTACTACGGCGACGACGTCTACACCTACACCTACGACGACCTGCACAACCCGGAGCAGCAGACGCAGCAGCCGATGGCCAGGCCGAAGTCGATGGTCACCGAGGAGAAGGACATCCCCATCACGTGGGGCGTGAACTGGGAGGACAATGCCGGAGGGACGCACGTCACCGGCAGGGAGGATGCGAACTTCAAGGGCATGCCGGCGGCCCAGCGTGATGCCCTGCTCAGGTTCCGGGACGTCTTCTATTTCTACCTGCCGCGCATCTGCAACCACTGCGTCAATCCCGCCTGTGTGGGAGCGTGCCCTTCGGGAGCAGCCTACAAGCGCGAAGAAGACGGAGTCGTGCTGATCGACCAGACGCGGTGTCGCAGCTGGCGGTACTGCGTGTCCGCCTGCCCGTACAAGAAGACGTACTACAACTGGGTGTCTGGCAAGATGGAGAAGTGCATTCTGTGCTTCCCGCGTCTGGAGTCGGGGCTCCCACCGGTCTGCTTCCACACCTGTGTCGGCAAGATCCGCTCGTTCGGGCAGATCTTCTACGATATGGACAAGGTGCCGGGTGCAGCCACCGTGCCCGAGCATGACCTCGTGCGCTCGCACCGGGACGTGATCCTGGATCCGCACGATCCGGCGGTGGTGGCCGCCGCGCGCCGTGAAGGCATCAGCGACGACTGGATCAGCGCCGCGCAGCGTTCGCCCGTGTACCAGCTGTTCAAGCGCTGGGAGCTGGCGCTGCCGCTGCATCCGGAGTTCAGGACGCTGCCGAGCCTCTTCTACATTCCGCCGCTGAGCCCGATCACGACGAGCGCCGGGAACGTGTCGCCCGACGAGAAGGACATCTTCGACATGGAGCAGTCGAAGGGGCCGCTCATCGATCCCGACGAACTGGACAAGTTCCGTGTGCCGATGCAGTACCTGGCATCGCTGTTCGGGGCCGGGAACGAGGAGCCGGTGCGGGTGTCCCTGCGCCGCCAGCTTGCCGTCCGCATCTACGAGCGAAGCCTGCGTGTGGAGAAGACGCCGAACACCGATGTGCTCACGCGCGTGGGGCTGACCGTCGAGGATGCCAACGGCATCGTCAGGGCACTGTCCCTGGCCTTCTACAACGAGCGCTTCGTGGTCCCGACCACCAGGCGCGAGAACGCGGACATCAGCCCGTACACCGAACGCGGCACCGCCGGCTTCCACGCGTTGGGCCCGCTCACCCAGCTCAAGCGCCGGAAGAGCTACCACAAGGCCCCACACGATCCGGACAAGGACTATGAGTGACGCGACGGCTGTCAGGGGAGATGCCTACTCCGTCCTGAGTGAACTCTGGTGCAGCCCGCAGGACACCGACGCCGCGGAGTTGCGGCGGAGGGCCAGTGAGGTCGCCGACGAGCTGGAACTGCGCGACCGCGAGGCTGCGGTCGCTCTGCGGACGTTCCTTGCCGGCGAGATCGCCGATGAGGACTACATCGCGCTGTTCGAGCTGGCCCCGCAGTGCGCGCTCTACCTCGGCAGCCATTCGTTCGACGAGCCGATGACGTGCGCCCAGGCCGGCGTGTCCGACCGCAACGGCTACATGATCGAGTTGCGTGGTGTGTATGGCCACCTCGGTCTTGCCCCGGACCGGTCCGAGCTCCCCGACTATCTGCCGCTCATGATCGAGTTCCTGGCGCTGACCGCGGAGTCCGACGATCCGGTCAGGAGGAAGCTGATCACCGAGTACATGCTGCCGTACCTCCCGCCAATGCGATCACGGTTGGTGGAGCTGCAGAGCCACTACGTGCACCTCCTCGACGCACTGGAGCGCATCCTGCGCAGTGAGACGGGATCAGATACGACGGAGGGCAACCATGTCTGAGAACTTCTTCTTCGTCGGCCTCCCGTACGTGACGATCCTGATCCTGGTTGGCGGGACGGCCTATCGAGCGTTCACGGGGGGAAAGACCCAGTTCCGGGGCAGGCTGGCCTGGAGTGCTCGCGGTGACTACCTGTGGACCACGAGGTCCACGGGCTTTTTCGGGAGGGCATCCATCGGTCCGGCGGCTTTGAGTCTGCACTGGGGCATGCTCGCCGTCGTCGTGGGCCACATCGCCGGATTCATTGGCGGTGCCTACGGGCTGGCTTCCTGGGTGGAGTTCTTCCGATGGACGGCACTCGCTGGCGGTGTGCTGCTTCTCTACGGACTGATCTGGGCCCTCGTGCGCCGCCTCATGTCGCCACAACTGCGTGCGATGAGCACGTTCGATGACTACGCCGTGCTGGTGCTGCTCATCCTGGTCGCCGGGCTCGGGCTCTACAATCCCGCCATCAAGCTCGCCTTTGGAGTCTCCTACTCGGTCGGGCCGTGGTTCGCCGGGATCTTCAAGCTTCGCCCCGATGCGTCGCTGATGACCGGTGCGCCCTTCATCGTGCAGCTCCACATGGTTGTGGCCATGTTGTTCCTCTGCTACCTGCCGTTCACCAAACTGGTACATGCCTTCAGCTATCCGCTCGGATACGCCCGCCGTCCCTACATCTCGATGCGCAGCTACCAGGGCCTGAAGAAGTGACGTCCGCGG contains the following coding sequences:
- the narH gene encoding nitrate reductase subunit beta, with amino-acid sequence MRVRAQHSMTFNLEKCIGCNTCTVACKNVWTNREGAEYMWWNNVETKPGIGYPRKWEHQEIWKGGWVKQGDSLTLRYGGKGYQLANLFFNPRVPEMRDYYGDDVYTYTYDDLHNPEQQTQQPMARPKSMVTEEKDIPITWGVNWEDNAGGTHVTGREDANFKGMPAAQRDALLRFRDVFYFYLPRICNHCVNPACVGACPSGAAYKREEDGVVLIDQTRCRSWRYCVSACPYKKTYYNWVSGKMEKCILCFPRLESGLPPVCFHTCVGKIRSFGQIFYDMDKVPGAATVPEHDLVRSHRDVILDPHDPAVVAAARREGISDDWISAAQRSPVYQLFKRWELALPLHPEFRTLPSLFYIPPLSPITTSAGNVSPDEKDIFDMEQSKGPLIDPDELDKFRVPMQYLASLFGAGNEEPVRVSLRRQLAVRIYERSLRVEKTPNTDVLTRVGLTVEDANGIVRALSLAFYNERFVVPTTRRENADISPYTERGTAGFHALGPLTQLKRRKSYHKAPHDPDKDYE
- the narJ gene encoding nitrate reductase molybdenum cofactor assembly chaperone, which translates into the protein MSDATAVRGDAYSVLSELWCSPQDTDAAELRRRASEVADELELRDREAAVALRTFLAGEIADEDYIALFELAPQCALYLGSHSFDEPMTCAQAGVSDRNGYMIELRGVYGHLGLAPDRSELPDYLPLMIEFLALTAESDDPVRRKLITEYMLPYLPPMRSRLVELQSHYVHLLDALERILRSETGSDTTEGNHV
- a CDS encoding respiratory nitrate reductase subunit gamma translates to MSENFFFVGLPYVTILILVGGTAYRAFTGGKTQFRGRLAWSARGDYLWTTRSTGFFGRASIGPAALSLHWGMLAVVVGHIAGFIGGAYGLASWVEFFRWTALAGGVLLLYGLIWALVRRLMSPQLRAMSTFDDYAVLVLLILVAGLGLYNPAIKLAFGVSYSVGPWFAGIFKLRPDASLMTGAPFIVQLHMVVAMLFLCYLPFTKLVHAFSYPLGYARRPYISMRSYQGLKK